A section of the Myxocyprinus asiaticus isolate MX2 ecotype Aquarium Trade chromosome 40, UBuf_Myxa_2, whole genome shotgun sequence genome encodes:
- the LOC127431193 gene encoding uncharacterized protein LOC127431193, whose protein sequence is MPRALQTGYGSRKHFQTTTLPTSFLPPVRHISVQYPDVQTAHVQPVLSSSQRDSKPPEDSSAVCTLPPAGWLPKPQRTDFPSATVTYTPGKYSSQDHIRSAWNQQMNIIPSFKTLKHQVTHNHRRSRSKSTSDCSEGHSCFHVVKPYKVGHYIIHPEFVSEAKHY, encoded by the exons ATGCCAAGAGCGCTGCAGACAGGATACGGATCACGGAAGCACTTTCAGACGACGACTCTGCCAACCTCTTTTTTACCTCCAGTTAGACATATTTCAGTTCAGTATCCAG ATGTACAGACAgcacatgtacagccagtgctaAGCTCATCTCAGAGAGACTCCAAACCACCTGAGGACTCTTCTGCAGTTTGTACACTGCCACCTGCTGGCTGGCTCCCTAAACCACAGAGAACTGACTTTCCTTCTGCAACAGTCACATACACACCTGG AAAGTACTCAAGCCAAGATCATATTAGATCTGCATGGAACCAACAGATGAACATCATACCATCTTTTAAAACCCTCAAACATCAGGTTACCCATAATCACAGAAGATCACGCTCAAAATCCACTTCTGACTGCAG TGAAGGACACAGTTGTTTCCATGTGGTGAAGCCCTATAAAGTTGGACACTACATCATCCACCCTGAGTTTGTGTCAGAAGCAAAGCACTACTAA
- the LOC127431145 gene encoding myogenesis-regulating glycosidase-like, translating into MYQVVPGGAGGTITDGVPFKKINKDSRPLMGAGVIGVILVIAAVTAWCYYIASLRKADLLKTELLDLNKDGFLIRNQAGGIVLKMGFRSGTLDLDSCSKEGVILRCSRSYAGKVNFFIMTVKPKETVMCYRVRWEELESDRPVEHAMSYNESHWYGGAETAIQHWPIAISGQQAPKPFVTSDVYSNRHDFGGILERYWLSSNATAIKINDSVPFHLGWNDTEKTMYFQARYQDSPYKPAPGRPPYAELSYRVCVGPDVTSIHKVMVRRYFPKPNKVPAKEMFQHPIWSSWALHKTDVNQEKLLSYAENIHKYGFNCSHLELDDRYTSQYGEFELDAQKFPNASAMFQKLKADGFLVSLWTHPFVNYDSANFGPCVQKGLFVMEPTGQLPALVKWWNGIGGILDFTNPEARNWFMSQLRSLRSKYGVSSFKLDAGETNYLPWQFRTRAHLPDPSTFTRRYTEMAIPFNERAELRSGYGSQNISCFFRLIDRDSVWGYELGLKSLIPTVLTISILGYQFILPDMIGGNAYPNRTDGNGKLPDRELYIRWLELSAFMPSMQFSIPPWEYDDEVVAIAQRFTELHATLVAPRVIELAGEVLDTGDPIIRPLWWIAISDETAYRVDSQFLIGDDLMVAPVLEPGKQERDIYLPAGRWKSYKGERFDNKEPIHLTDYPVDLDEIAYFEWDQ; encoded by the exons ATGTATCAAGTAGTTCCAGGAGGTGCAGGAGGAACCATCACTGATGGCGTGCCCTTTAAGAAGATAAACAAGGACAGTCGCCCTCTTATGGGGGCTGGAGTTATTGGTGTGATTCTGGTGATTGCGGCCGTGACAGCATGGTGTTACTATATTGCCTCTCTACGAAAAGCTGACCTGTTGAAGACAGAATTACTTGATTTGAATAAGGATGGCTTTCTCATCCGCAACCAGGCTGGGGGAATTGTCTTGAAGATGGGATTCAG GTCTGGCACACTTGATCTTGACTCCTGCTCTAAGGAGGGAGTGATCCTTCGTTGCTCACGTTCATATGCCGGTAAGGTGAATTTCTTCATTATGACGGTGAAGCCGAAAGAGACGGTGATGTGTTATCGTGTGCGCTGGGAAGAGCTGGAGTCTGACCGGCCCGTGGAACATGCCATGTCCTACAACGAATCGCACTGGTATGGTGGTGCTGAGACTGCTATTCAGCATTGGCCTATTGCCATCTCAGGCCAGCAGGCACCCAAACCTTTTGTCACCAGCGACGTGTACTCCAATCGCCATGACTTTGGTGGCATCCTGGAGCGATACTGGCTATCGTCCAATGCCACTGCCATTAAGATCAATGACTCTGTGCCCTTCCACCTGGGCTGGAATGACACGGAGAAAACTATGTACTTCCAGGCACGATATCAGGACAGTCCATATAAACCTGCACCTGGAAGGCCACCATATGCTGAGCTCAGCTACCGAGTCTGTGTGGGCCCAGATGTGACCTCCATTCACAAGGTGATGGTTCGGAGATACTTCCCCAAACCCAACAAAGTGCCAGCTAAGGAAATGTTCCAGCACCCCATATGGTCATCATGGGCTTTACATAAGACTGACGTCAACCAGGAAAAGCTTTTGAGTTATGCAGAGAATATACATAAATATGGCTTTAACTGCAGCCACTTAGAACTTGATGATCGCTATACCAGTCAATATGGGGAATTTGAGTTGGACGCACAGAAATTCCCAAACGCTTCTGCCATGTTTCAGAAGCTCAAGGCAGATGGCTTCCTGGTATCTCTGTGGACACATCCCTTCGTGAATTATGATTCTGCAAATTTTGGGCCATGTGTTCAGAAAGGCCTGTTTGTGATGGAGCCAACAGGCCAGCTTCCTGCCCTGGTAAAGTGGTGGAACGGCATTGGTGGAATTCTTGATTTCACCAACCCAGAAGCTCGGAATTGGTTCATGTCCCAGCTTCGCTCTTTACGCTCCAAATATGGTGTTTCCTCATTTAAATTGGATGCAGGCGAGACCAACTACTTGCCTTGGCAGTTCCGAACCCGAGCCCACCTCCCTGACCCAAGCACCTTTACAAGGCGGTACACTGAAATGGCCATTCCTTTCAATGAGCGTGCCGAGCTTCGCTCTGGCTATGGTTCtcagaacatctcctgtttctTCCGTCTTATTGATCGGGACTCCGTGTGGGGTTATGAGCTTGGCCTAAAGTCCCTGATCCCAACCGTCCTCACCATAAGTATCTTGGGCTACCAGTTCATCCTTCCAGACATGATTGGAGGCAATGCTTACCCCAACCGTACTGATGGAAATGGCAAACTACCCGACCGTGAGCTCTATATTCGCTGGTTGGAGCTGTCTGCTTTCATGCCCTCCATGCAATTCTCTATTCCTCCATGGGAGTATGATGATGAAGTGGTGGCTATCGCTCAACGGTTCACTGAACTACATGCGACACTGGTGGCTCCCAGGGTTATAGAATTGGCTGGAGAAGTTCTAGACACTGGAGACCCCATAATTCGCCCATTATGGTGGATCGCCATCAGCGACGAAACGGCTTATAGAGTTGACTCACAGTTTCTGATAGGTGATGACTTGATGGTTGCACCAGTATTGGAGCCAGGCAAGCAAGAAAGAGATATTTACTTACCGGCCGGACGCTGGAAAAGTTACAAAGGAGAACGATTTGATAATAAAGAGCCAATACATCTAACTGATTATCCTGTGGATCTTGATGAAATAGCATATTTTGAATGGGATCAATGA